A section of the Flaviflexus equikiangi genome encodes:
- a CDS encoding aldo/keto reductase, protein MEMRRMGKSGLTVSTVGLGGNNFGRKGSATESYEGTKAVIDRALDAGITLFDTADMYGMEAGLSETLVGRALGSNRDKVVIATKFGLDARGANGADFNARGSRRYIINAAEASLRRLGTDYIDLYIYHSPDPLTPIEETLSALDDLVRSGKVRYIGHSNMSGWQIAHFDHVARELGTERFVSAQNNFSLLDRRAELEVLPASTQFGLGVLPYYPLANGLLTGKYTDGIAPDGSRLDVAKPQLMESTDFDQLKKLRAFAQERGLTELEVAFSFLLASHPVTSIIAGVTKPEQVYANARSASWVPTAEDMAELDTIFPPAPKIALF, encoded by the coding sequence ATGGAGATGCGACGCATGGGTAAATCCGGACTCACAGTATCGACAGTGGGTCTGGGCGGAAACAATTTCGGCCGCAAAGGCTCTGCGACCGAGAGCTATGAGGGCACGAAAGCGGTGATCGATCGGGCTCTTGACGCTGGCATCACCCTCTTCGACACTGCCGACATGTACGGGATGGAGGCGGGACTGTCCGAAACCCTGGTCGGACGAGCCCTGGGCAGCAATCGTGACAAGGTTGTGATCGCGACAAAGTTCGGCCTCGATGCACGCGGGGCCAACGGAGCCGACTTCAACGCGCGCGGATCACGCCGCTACATCATCAACGCGGCTGAGGCATCCCTGCGCCGCCTCGGCACGGACTACATCGACCTCTACATCTACCACTCACCCGATCCCCTCACTCCCATTGAAGAGACCCTGTCCGCCTTGGACGATCTCGTGAGGTCCGGCAAGGTCCGATACATCGGGCACTCCAACATGTCCGGCTGGCAGATCGCTCATTTCGACCATGTTGCTCGGGAGCTCGGCACAGAGCGGTTCGTTTCCGCTCAAAACAACTTCAGCCTTCTCGATCGTCGCGCGGAGCTCGAAGTCCTGCCCGCCTCGACCCAGTTCGGCCTTGGGGTCCTCCCCTACTACCCCCTCGCGAACGGACTCTTGACCGGCAAATACACGGATGGCATTGCGCCCGATGGATCCCGCCTCGATGTTGCGAAGCCACAACTCATGGAGTCAACGGACTTCGACCAGCTGAAGAAGCTCCGCGCCTTCGCACAGGAGCGCGGCCTGACGGAGCTGGAGGTCGCCTTCTCCTTCCTTCTGGCCTCCCACCCCGTCACGTCGATCATCGCCGGCGTGACAAAGCCCGAACAGGTCTATGCGAACGCCCGCTCAGCTTCGTGGGTACCAACTGCGGAAGACATGGCCGAGCTCGATACGATCTTTCCCCCGGCACCGAA
- a CDS encoding DUF4244 domain-containing protein codes for MNPHLEECHDLDDPEAGMATAEYAIGTVAATSFGGLLVWILDQPWVKEALENIFRSIFNFF; via the coding sequence ATGAATCCCCATCTCGAAGAATGCCACGACCTCGACGACCCGGAAGCCGGTATGGCGACCGCGGAATATGCGATCGGTACAGTCGCGGCAACGTCATTCGGAGGGCTTCTCGTATGGATCCTTGACCAGCCATGGGTCAAGGAAGCGCTCGAGAACATCTTCCGCTCCATCTTCAACTTCTTCTAG
- a CDS encoding TadE family protein: MKQTQRQRGSDRERGMVTAELAMTLPVVMTVLFLVVSLGLALVTQLRITDAAREAARGYAMEMSESEIRAIVSDRAGHKAEIRVRDSGETLAVTVQAPVGGPWSLLDLTAESTITVFAEGGG, from the coding sequence ATGAAACAGACACAACGACAGCGCGGCAGTGACAGGGAGCGGGGCATGGTCACAGCAGAGCTGGCCATGACCCTGCCGGTCGTCATGACGGTGCTTTTCCTCGTCGTCAGCCTCGGCCTCGCGCTCGTCACGCAGCTGCGTATCACCGACGCGGCACGGGAGGCGGCTCGAGGATATGCGATGGAGATGAGCGAGAGTGAGATCCGCGCAATCGTCTCTGATCGGGCCGGTCACAAGGCTGAAATCCGTGTCCGCGACTCGGGAGAGACCCTGGCAGTGACAGTGCAGGCTCCCGTGGGAGGGCCATGGAGCCTCCTCGATCTCACTGCGGAATCAACGATCACGGTGTTCGCAGAAGGGGGAGGGTGA
- a CDS encoding Rv3654c family TadE-like protein produces MSDRERGSGTVLSVAIIGVISALALILATLAAGFDAKHRADSAADFGALAAAESLHDPFSSRAPCEAAALVVTDAELVSCTVRGSRVVVETQASVTFGIIATWRLTGIAEAGPR; encoded by the coding sequence ATGTCGGATCGAGAACGCGGATCCGGCACCGTCCTATCCGTCGCTATCATCGGCGTTATCAGCGCTCTTGCACTCATCCTCGCGACGCTTGCCGCAGGCTTCGACGCCAAGCATCGTGCCGACAGCGCTGCCGACTTCGGCGCGCTCGCGGCTGCGGAGAGCCTCCACGATCCCTTCAGCTCGCGAGCTCCGTGCGAGGCTGCGGCGCTTGTCGTGACGGATGCGGAACTGGTCTCGTGCACCGTGAGAGGCTCCCGAGTGGTCGTCGAGACACAAGCCTCCGTGACTTTTGGGATCATAGCGACGTGGCGGTTGACGGGAATTGCGGAAGCCGGCCCACGTTAG
- a CDS encoding DEAD/DEAH box helicase: MTLWNAILDGLSADQVAGIHHTPAREGVHAPWPSWLHPDVTAGLARLGIQAWQHQAEGMEAIHDHRHTVIATGTGSGKSLIAWMPVLSDIAGYRSSVSLADIRRKPSALYLAPTKALAADQLDSLNRMIAATASPALAAAVDGDAPTEVRRWARAHANLILTNPDFAHFSLLAGHQNWSRMWAGLSTIIIDEFHTYRGMTGAQVALVTRRMLRIARHYGANPTVVFLSATANDPGATAARFLGVARDDIAVIDTDCSAHSATHLVVARGRPLPSASEADILVLDGPSEAPRRSAVKEAAEAAARAVDAGASTLVFARSRAGAETVAQLVRESLTERCSGLSDRVAAYRGGYLPEERRDLEAGLREGRIRALATTNALELGIDISGLDAVIMSGWPGTHASFRQQLGRAGRGGKDGIGVLIARDDPLDQYLAEHVDDLLTQSVEAQVFDPTNPYAVSAQVCAAAAELPLTASDAAVFGFESTANFDELVDAGLLTHRGGTWRWNVALGVSAHAMVDIRGGGSEISIIEGSTGVLLGTVSSGQADTAVHPHAIYVHQGAPYLVTSLDEERAIVEPYRDEEVRTFAVAETAVEITATSRERELRHGILAFGDVLVASRVTGYDTRRSRDGLYLGRMPLEMPLRQLPTQGCWWTISQTRCTEAGLTLDILPGSLHGLEHAAIGLLPLFATCDRWDIGGLSTAHHPQTGGPTIIIHDAIPGGSGCAERGFHAATEWLAATVSRLESCPCREGCPSCVQSPKCGNGNSPLSKVGALILGSALLEDMMSTRP, translated from the coding sequence ATGACACTGTGGAACGCGATCCTGGACGGTCTCAGCGCTGATCAGGTGGCAGGCATTCACCACACCCCGGCCAGGGAGGGAGTGCACGCACCCTGGCCCTCGTGGCTCCACCCCGATGTGACGGCGGGGCTGGCACGCCTCGGCATCCAGGCCTGGCAGCATCAGGCGGAGGGCATGGAGGCGATCCACGACCATCGGCACACCGTCATCGCTACGGGCACAGGCTCGGGGAAGTCACTCATCGCCTGGATGCCGGTCCTGTCAGACATCGCAGGCTACCGGTCGTCCGTCAGCCTCGCCGACATCCGGAGGAAACCGTCCGCACTCTATCTCGCGCCCACGAAGGCCTTGGCGGCGGATCAGCTCGATAGCCTCAACCGAATGATCGCGGCAACGGCCTCTCCCGCACTGGCGGCAGCTGTCGACGGCGATGCTCCGACCGAGGTCCGCCGGTGGGCCCGCGCCCACGCCAATCTCATCCTCACAAACCCGGACTTCGCGCACTTCTCGCTTCTTGCCGGCCACCAGAACTGGAGCCGAATGTGGGCCGGGCTCTCGACGATCATCATCGACGAGTTCCATACCTATCGCGGGATGACCGGCGCTCAAGTCGCGCTCGTCACCCGCCGCATGCTCCGCATCGCGCGCCACTATGGCGCCAACCCGACGGTCGTGTTCCTCTCCGCCACCGCCAACGACCCGGGAGCCACGGCCGCGCGTTTCCTCGGCGTTGCCCGTGACGACATCGCTGTCATCGATACCGACTGCTCTGCACATTCCGCTACTCATCTGGTTGTCGCACGCGGACGCCCCCTCCCCTCCGCATCGGAGGCGGACATCCTCGTCCTCGACGGCCCGAGTGAAGCTCCGCGCCGCTCCGCGGTGAAGGAGGCGGCGGAGGCTGCCGCTCGGGCGGTCGACGCTGGCGCCTCGACACTGGTCTTCGCGCGTTCGCGTGCGGGCGCGGAGACGGTGGCACAGCTTGTCCGCGAGTCTCTGACGGAACGTTGTTCGGGGCTCTCCGACCGCGTCGCCGCGTACCGCGGAGGTTACCTGCCGGAGGAGCGCAGGGATCTCGAAGCGGGATTGCGAGAGGGAAGGATCAGGGCCCTGGCAACGACGAACGCTCTTGAGCTCGGCATTGATATCTCTGGCCTTGACGCTGTCATCATGTCGGGATGGCCGGGCACTCACGCATCGTTCCGCCAGCAGCTGGGCCGGGCAGGGCGTGGCGGGAAAGACGGCATCGGCGTTCTTATCGCCCGAGATGATCCACTCGATCAATATCTGGCAGAGCATGTTGACGATCTGCTGACGCAGTCCGTTGAGGCCCAGGTCTTCGATCCGACAAACCCGTATGCCGTTTCTGCCCAAGTCTGCGCGGCAGCCGCAGAGCTTCCCCTCACGGCCTCCGACGCTGCAGTCTTCGGATTCGAATCGACCGCGAACTTCGATGAGCTGGTCGATGCTGGACTGTTGACGCATCGGGGCGGAACCTGGCGCTGGAATGTTGCACTTGGCGTCTCAGCTCACGCCATGGTCGACATTCGCGGAGGGGGAAGCGAAATCTCGATCATCGAGGGAAGCACGGGAGTGCTGCTTGGCACCGTGTCCTCGGGGCAGGCCGATACGGCCGTCCATCCACACGCGATCTACGTTCACCAGGGAGCGCCGTACCTCGTCACGTCTCTCGATGAGGAGCGCGCGATTGTCGAGCCGTATCGGGATGAAGAGGTTCGCACGTTCGCCGTTGCAGAGACCGCGGTCGAGATCACCGCGACTTCCCGAGAGCGAGAATTGCGCCACGGCATCCTTGCTTTTGGCGACGTCCTCGTCGCATCGCGAGTCACGGGCTACGACACTCGTCGGAGCCGAGACGGCCTCTACCTGGGGCGGATGCCGCTCGAGATGCCATTGCGCCAGCTCCCCACACAGGGCTGCTGGTGGACGATCTCACAGACGCGCTGCACCGAGGCCGGATTGACCCTCGACATCCTTCCGGGCTCGCTCCACGGGCTCGAGCACGCCGCCATTGGACTCCTGCCGCTGTTCGCCACATGCGACCGTTGGGATATTGGAGGACTCTCGACCGCCCACCATCCACAGACGGGGGGACCGACAATCATCATTCACGACGCTATCCCCGGCGGTTCTGGATGCGCCGAGCGCGGTTTCCACGCAGCCACCGAATGGTTGGCGGCAACGGTGAGTCGACTGGAGTCCTGCCCCTGCCGGGAGGGATGTCCGTCGTGCGTGCAATCACCGAAGTGCGGCAACGGCAACTCTCCGCTCTCGAAGGTAGGTGCCCTCATCCTGGGCAGCGCGCTGCTGGAGGACATGATGAGTACGCGACCATAG
- a CDS encoding MFS transporter, whose product MTPTLTPTDRNRVLLVLLSALFTALVAVSIINVALPSIRVGLDASSTGLQWVLSGYSLTFGVVLIASGRAGDLLGRERLFILGVAIFGTFSLVAALAPSIVVLNIARALMGVGSGIMNPQITGIIQQHYTGRDRARAFGIFGAVVGFAVAIGPVLGGAIIGWLPAGVGWRWTMGINVPLSIISIVLALAWLPKTPRTSGVKHDLDPIGAILLGTAVFLTMLPFMMAEDSPQTWWFLALGAVVGACWLAWEQHYRFSGRSPMVNLSLFRIRSFSLGSAMIAVFFAGTTTIWVLLAQFVQEGAGQTALVAGMVGLPAAILSVYTSYIGGRLVVTHGRWLVVTGLLLNIAGLVLTVIAAFAIMAGAPVWWLMLAVLPIGFGAGWITSPNQTLTLREVPPNHGGTAGGIMQTGQRVGTAMGTAAVTGLYFSHVSSGYDVALAWGFALITFFMLIALTIATVDAVKGRGQDTV is encoded by the coding sequence GTGACCCCGACGCTGACACCCACCGACCGCAACCGAGTCCTTCTCGTCCTCCTCTCTGCGCTCTTCACTGCGCTCGTGGCGGTCTCCATCATCAACGTCGCACTGCCGTCGATCCGCGTGGGGCTCGACGCGTCCTCAACGGGCCTCCAGTGGGTGCTATCAGGCTATTCGCTGACTTTCGGAGTGGTCCTCATCGCATCCGGCAGAGCCGGGGACCTCCTCGGCCGCGAGCGCCTCTTCATTCTCGGCGTCGCCATTTTCGGAACGTTCTCGCTCGTCGCCGCTCTCGCCCCCAGCATTGTTGTCCTCAACATCGCGCGCGCTCTCATGGGCGTCGGCTCCGGCATCATGAATCCCCAGATCACCGGGATCATCCAGCAGCATTACACGGGCAGAGATCGCGCCCGCGCCTTCGGCATCTTCGGTGCCGTCGTCGGCTTCGCCGTCGCCATCGGGCCCGTCCTCGGCGGCGCGATCATCGGCTGGCTCCCGGCTGGGGTGGGGTGGCGGTGGACGATGGGAATCAACGTTCCGCTCTCGATCATCTCCATCGTTCTCGCACTCGCCTGGCTGCCCAAGACGCCTCGCACGAGCGGGGTCAAGCACGACCTCGATCCAATCGGGGCCATCCTTCTCGGGACGGCCGTATTCTTGACGATGCTGCCGTTCATGATGGCGGAGGACAGTCCCCAAACCTGGTGGTTCCTCGCCCTCGGCGCAGTCGTAGGAGCCTGCTGGCTCGCGTGGGAACAGCACTACAGGTTTTCTGGGCGTTCCCCGATGGTCAATCTCTCGCTCTTCCGGATCCGATCATTCTCACTCGGATCCGCGATGATCGCCGTGTTCTTCGCGGGCACGACGACGATTTGGGTCCTGCTTGCACAGTTCGTGCAGGAGGGAGCCGGGCAGACAGCACTCGTCGCCGGCATGGTCGGACTGCCCGCCGCGATCCTATCCGTGTACACCTCCTACATCGGGGGCCGCCTCGTCGTCACGCACGGACGATGGCTGGTCGTCACCGGCCTCCTCCTCAATATCGCAGGCCTCGTCCTCACTGTGATCGCAGCGTTTGCCATCATGGCAGGAGCTCCCGTGTGGTGGCTGATGCTTGCCGTCCTCCCCATCGGCTTCGGCGCCGGGTGGATCACGTCTCCGAATCAGACGTTGACGCTGCGTGAGGTTCCGCCCAATCATGGCGGCACGGCGGGCGGAATCATGCAGACGGGCCAACGGGTCGGCACTGCCATGGGTACGGCCGCCGTCACCGGCCTCTATTTCAGCCACGTATCTTCCGGCTATGACGTCGCATTGGCGTGGGGCTTCGCACTCATCACCTTCTTCATGTTGATCGCCCTGACGATCGCGACCGTTGACGCAGTGAAAGGCCGCGGGCAAGACACCGTCTAG
- a CDS encoding DUF7059 domain-containing protein: MNLTGVADRLRLELADYTVAGVNTALGRTGVAAIEREQRVPGILHASRQPGRLPLLVKLFLLGHALTAEEYEVALPSIPLEEAIDTGLVTKDIKARIALRPIAVPERHGGGELIIASDLGPLQGCSPKHDHVMPVGGATKTLAAITSYEPGQSVLDLGTGCGYHALLAARAGARVVATDVSERALDFARLNAALAGLTIETRLGSLYEPVPERFDRIVTNPPFVVTPPSVREIIGTYDYRDAGVDGDSLLTSILTGVGDHLTDDGVAWMLGNWLVDAEVDSGEFGVAWQDPVREWLGDREAWVVLRDATDPAQYAEMWLRDAGITGSAFTMAYCSWLKEINAESVAFGYITVGALPGPQRLEDYRGPIGDSFADAAWQNRRLAALSDDALMSKHLRTNGVVEKRLHTPGQADPWFIALSGHGREIPVSAEAAGFVGACDGELSVAQIIGALAGLLDASTDDMVHAVLPTVRELIGAGLLVDIG, from the coding sequence ATGAATCTGACAGGTGTGGCTGATCGTCTTCGGCTTGAGCTTGCCGACTACACCGTCGCGGGTGTCAACACCGCACTCGGCAGAACGGGTGTCGCCGCAATCGAACGGGAACAGCGAGTCCCTGGAATCCTCCACGCCAGTCGCCAGCCGGGCCGGTTACCACTCCTCGTGAAGCTCTTTCTCCTCGGCCATGCGCTCACGGCAGAGGAATATGAGGTTGCTCTGCCGTCGATTCCGCTCGAGGAAGCGATCGACACAGGCCTCGTCACGAAAGACATCAAGGCACGGATCGCTCTACGCCCCATAGCGGTGCCTGAGAGGCACGGCGGGGGAGAGCTGATCATCGCCTCCGATCTTGGCCCGCTCCAGGGATGCTCTCCCAAGCATGACCATGTCATGCCGGTCGGAGGCGCCACGAAGACCCTGGCGGCCATAACCTCCTACGAGCCGGGGCAGTCTGTCCTCGATCTCGGCACAGGATGCGGGTACCATGCACTCCTCGCCGCACGGGCCGGCGCCAGGGTCGTCGCCACCGACGTGTCCGAGCGGGCCCTCGACTTCGCTCGTCTCAACGCAGCCCTTGCGGGCCTGACAATCGAGACCCGGTTGGGCTCCCTCTACGAGCCGGTGCCGGAAAGGTTCGATCGCATCGTCACGAATCCTCCCTTCGTCGTCACACCTCCCAGCGTTCGAGAGATCATCGGCACCTATGACTACCGCGACGCGGGTGTCGACGGCGACTCGCTGCTGACGAGCATTCTGACGGGCGTGGGGGATCACCTGACCGACGACGGTGTGGCCTGGATGCTCGGCAACTGGCTTGTCGACGCCGAGGTCGACTCCGGAGAGTTCGGTGTCGCCTGGCAGGATCCAGTCCGCGAATGGCTCGGGGATCGTGAAGCGTGGGTCGTGTTGCGCGATGCGACGGATCCCGCCCAGTATGCGGAGATGTGGCTGCGCGATGCTGGGATCACCGGTTCGGCTTTCACGATGGCCTACTGCTCCTGGTTGAAAGAGATCAATGCCGAGTCAGTCGCCTTCGGATACATCACCGTCGGAGCCCTGCCAGGCCCCCAGCGCCTGGAAGACTATCGCGGTCCGATCGGGGATTCCTTCGCAGACGCCGCCTGGCAGAACAGGAGACTCGCGGCGCTGTCTGACGATGCGCTGATGTCCAAGCACCTGCGCACCAACGGCGTTGTCGAGAAACGCCTGCATACCCCCGGCCAGGCCGACCCGTGGTTCATCGCACTGTCGGGACACGGGCGGGAGATTCCTGTCAGTGCGGAAGCGGCAGGCTTTGTGGGTGCGTGCGACGGGGAGCTGAGCGTCGCGCAGATCATCGGCGCTCTCGCGGGGCTCCTCGATGCGTCCACGGACGACATGGTGCACGCGGTCCTCCCCACCGTTCGGGAACTCATCGGGGCAGGTTTATTGGTCGACATCGGGTGA
- the topA gene encoding type I DNA topoisomerase: MTKLVIVESPAKARTIGVYLGPEYVVEASVGHIRDLAEPRELPADMKKGPYGRFAVNTEDGFDPYYLVDPSKKKKVSELKALLKDADELYLATDEDREGEAIAWHLLQVLKPKVPVKRMVFHEITKEAIERALENTREIDTQLVDAQESRRILDRLYGYEVSPVLWRKINQGLSAGRVQSVATRLVVERERERMAFVPAGYWGVRVKLSGGDEGARETFKARLATVDARPVAQGKDFGDDGKLIPAAVRKDVAVLDEESATALANALQDAAIGVTNVESKPSKRRPSPPFTTSTLQQEASRKLGMNSRQAMSVAQQLYENGFITYMRTDSVDLSKEAISAARAQVKERYGADHVPDKPRMYSKKAKGAQEAHEAVRPAGDTFRTPDQVRGSLNSAQYKLYELIWKRTLASQMSDASLLTVSVQMSTEVNAAGFTKVGLVASGTVVTFPGFLAVYEEGKDSSRHDDKDGESRLPDLSEGDVVDVVEPGAVAEGHETTPPPRYTDASLVRKLEELGIGRPSTYASTISVITDRGYVERRGQAMIPTWTAFSVIRLLEENLPGYVDYDFTAQMEGELDSIASGKADRVAYLEAFYHGDDTHKGLQHEVENLGEIDARALNTVDIGEGIVLRVGKYGPYVELQQGDEDPLRANVPDELSPDELTVEKAKELLEKGKDDGRVLGNHPETGLEIVAKSGRFGPYVMEVLPEDAPKTAKARTASIFKSMSLSTITLEQALELLTLPRVVGKDAEGVEITAQSGRFGPYLKKGTDSRSLETEEQLLTVTLEEAEELFSKPKARGRAAAAAPLKEFGEDPVSKKPVVLKNGRFGPYVTDGELNASLRVADSVETITDARAYELLELRREYLKNNPPKRKATRKAPAKKAATKKTAATAKKTTTAAAKKTTTRKPAAKKTATTSTTTAS, from the coding sequence GTGACCAAGCTTGTCATCGTTGAGTCCCCTGCTAAGGCTCGCACCATTGGCGTCTATCTCGGACCCGAGTATGTCGTCGAGGCCTCAGTCGGGCATATCAGGGACCTTGCTGAACCCCGTGAGCTTCCCGCGGACATGAAGAAGGGCCCCTACGGGCGGTTCGCGGTCAACACGGAAGACGGGTTCGACCCCTACTATCTTGTCGATCCGAGCAAGAAGAAGAAGGTTTCCGAGCTCAAAGCCCTCCTCAAGGACGCCGATGAGCTCTATCTCGCAACTGATGAGGACCGCGAAGGCGAGGCCATCGCGTGGCACCTCCTCCAGGTTCTCAAGCCCAAGGTGCCGGTCAAGCGCATGGTCTTCCACGAAATCACGAAGGAAGCAATCGAGCGTGCGCTCGAGAACACGCGGGAGATCGACACTCAGCTCGTCGACGCCCAGGAGTCCCGCCGTATCCTCGACCGCCTCTACGGCTACGAAGTCTCACCCGTCCTGTGGCGCAAAATCAACCAGGGCCTGTCGGCAGGTCGCGTCCAGTCCGTCGCGACGCGCCTTGTCGTCGAACGCGAACGCGAGCGAATGGCGTTCGTTCCCGCTGGCTATTGGGGTGTAAGGGTCAAGCTCAGCGGCGGAGACGAGGGGGCCCGTGAAACATTCAAGGCCCGCCTCGCAACGGTGGATGCTCGTCCCGTCGCTCAAGGCAAAGACTTCGGTGACGACGGGAAGCTGATCCCCGCTGCCGTGCGCAAAGACGTTGCGGTCCTCGATGAGGAGTCGGCGACAGCGCTCGCGAATGCTCTCCAAGACGCCGCGATCGGCGTCACCAATGTGGAGTCGAAGCCGTCGAAGCGCCGCCCCTCTCCTCCTTTCACCACCTCGACACTGCAGCAGGAGGCGTCGAGGAAGCTCGGCATGAACTCACGCCAGGCGATGAGTGTTGCCCAGCAGCTCTACGAAAACGGTTTCATCACCTACATGCGTACCGACTCCGTCGACCTGTCGAAGGAAGCGATCTCGGCCGCCCGGGCGCAGGTGAAGGAGCGCTACGGAGCCGACCATGTCCCGGACAAGCCCCGCATGTACTCGAAGAAGGCGAAGGGGGCGCAGGAGGCCCATGAGGCCGTCCGCCCTGCAGGCGATACGTTCCGCACCCCGGACCAGGTGCGCGGATCGTTGAACTCGGCCCAATACAAGCTGTACGAACTCATCTGGAAGCGCACCCTCGCATCACAGATGTCGGACGCCAGCCTCCTCACCGTGTCCGTGCAGATGTCCACTGAAGTCAACGCTGCCGGCTTCACCAAGGTGGGCCTTGTGGCTTCCGGCACTGTCGTGACATTCCCTGGCTTCCTCGCGGTCTATGAGGAGGGCAAGGACTCATCGCGCCATGACGACAAGGATGGCGAATCCCGCCTTCCCGATCTCTCCGAAGGCGATGTTGTCGACGTCGTCGAGCCCGGGGCCGTCGCAGAGGGCCACGAGACCACTCCGCCTCCCCGATACACGGATGCGTCCCTCGTGCGGAAACTCGAAGAGCTCGGCATCGGCCGCCCCTCGACCTACGCCTCGACGATCTCTGTCATCACAGACCGCGGCTACGTCGAGCGCCGCGGCCAGGCAATGATCCCCACGTGGACTGCGTTCTCCGTCATCAGGCTTCTCGAAGAGAACCTCCCCGGCTACGTCGACTACGACTTCACGGCACAGATGGAGGGAGAGCTCGACTCGATCGCCAGCGGCAAGGCCGACAGGGTCGCCTATCTCGAGGCGTTCTATCACGGCGATGACACGCACAAGGGCCTCCAGCATGAGGTGGAGAACCTTGGCGAGATCGACGCACGCGCCCTCAACACGGTCGACATCGGGGAAGGAATCGTCCTGCGGGTCGGCAAATACGGCCCCTACGTCGAACTGCAGCAAGGCGATGAGGATCCGCTCCGCGCTAACGTCCCCGATGAGCTGTCCCCCGACGAGCTGACGGTGGAAAAGGCGAAAGAGCTGCTCGAAAAGGGCAAGGACGATGGTCGAGTACTCGGAAACCATCCCGAGACAGGACTCGAGATCGTCGCGAAGTCGGGACGCTTCGGACCATACGTCATGGAGGTGCTTCCTGAGGATGCGCCGAAGACCGCGAAGGCCAGAACGGCCTCGATCTTCAAGTCGATGAGCCTCTCCACGATCACCCTCGAGCAGGCTCTCGAACTCCTCACCCTGCCGCGTGTGGTCGGAAAGGACGCTGAGGGCGTTGAGATCACAGCCCAATCGGGCAGGTTCGGACCCTACCTCAAGAAGGGCACCGATTCTCGCAGCCTCGAAACTGAAGAGCAGCTGCTCACAGTGACCCTCGAAGAGGCCGAAGAGCTGTTCTCGAAGCCGAAGGCTCGAGGTCGAGCCGCTGCGGCCGCTCCGCTCAAGGAATTCGGGGAGGATCCAGTCTCGAAGAAGCCCGTCGTCCTGAAGAACGGCCGATTCGGTCCCTACGTCACCGACGGTGAGCTCAACGCCTCACTTCGGGTCGCTGACTCCGTCGAAACCATCACCGATGCGAGAGCCTACGAACTTCTCGAGCTGCGGCGTGAATACCTGAAGAACAACCCACCCAAGAGGAAGGCCACGCGCAAGGCGCCCGCGAAGAAGGCGGCCACGAAGAAGACAGCCGCTACCGCGAAGAAGACGACGACAGCTGCCGCGAAGAAGACGACGACGCGCAAGCCTGCCGCGAAGAAGACTGCCACCACGTCGACCACGACAGCATCGTGA
- the tmk gene encoding dTMP kinase, with product MTGHFISIEGGDGAGKTTQITLLADYIASTGREVVVTREPGGTPLGKQIRQALLHGEDLSARTEALLYSADRAHHAATVIRPALDRGATVITDRFIDSSVAYQGAARALGVDEIRELNNWAVNGLKPELTILLDLDPVIGAARVGTEKDRLESAGDAFHQRVRQTFLSMADAEPERFTVIDASGQIAAIAAEIRAAYERL from the coding sequence GTGACCGGGCACTTCATCTCCATCGAAGGTGGCGATGGGGCGGGAAAGACCACGCAGATCACTCTCCTCGCAGACTACATCGCCTCCACGGGACGCGAAGTAGTCGTCACCCGTGAACCCGGGGGCACGCCCTTGGGGAAGCAGATCAGGCAGGCCCTCCTGCACGGGGAGGACCTCTCTGCGCGCACGGAAGCGCTTCTTTATTCCGCCGACCGGGCCCACCATGCCGCCACGGTGATCCGGCCAGCCCTCGACAGGGGAGCAACCGTCATCACCGACAGATTCATCGACTCCTCCGTCGCCTACCAGGGTGCCGCTCGAGCACTCGGAGTCGACGAGATTCGAGAACTCAACAACTGGGCGGTCAACGGCCTCAAGCCGGAGCTCACGATACTCCTCGATCTCGATCCGGTTATCGGTGCCGCCCGGGTCGGTACGGAGAAAGACAGGCTCGAGTCGGCAGGAGACGCCTTCCACCAGCGCGTGCGCCAAACATTCCTCTCCATGGCAGACGCGGAACCGGAACGATTCACCGTCATCGATGCGAGCGGACAGATAGCGGCCATCGCCGCCGAAATCAGGGCGGCCTATGAGCGTCTTTGA